Proteins encoded by one window of Arabidopsis thaliana chromosome 2, partial sequence:
- a CDS encoding Cysteine-rich protein (Cysteine-rich protein; LOCATED IN: endomembrane system; BEST Arabidopsis thaliana protein match is: Defensin-like (DEFL) family protein (TAIR:AT2G03931.1); Has 35333 Blast hits to 34131 proteins in 2444 species: Archae - 798; Bacteria - 22429; Metazoa - 974; Fungi - 991; Plants - 531; Viruses - 0; Other Eukaryotes - 9610 (source: NCBI BLink).) — MRFTSMIFVLVVILINSLFNFNVLASSVIETTKNDVCSTPCTRRYGTYECWHDCLHERYNDGGCVDGRCCCKK, encoded by the exons atgagattcacttctatgatttttgttcttgtaGTGATACTGATAAACTCATTGTTTAACTTTAACGTTTTGGCTTCATCCG TGAtcgaaacaacaaaaaatgatgtGTGCTCTACTCCATGTACACGGAGGTATGGAACTTATGAATGTTGGCATGACTGCTTGCACGAGAGGTATAACGATGGAGGCTGTGTTGATGGACGATGTTGTTGCAAAAAGTGA
- a CDS encoding hypothetical protein (DUF239) (Protein of Unknown Function (DUF239); CONTAINS InterPro DOMAIN/s: Protein of unknown function DUF239, plant (InterPro:IPR004314); BEST Arabidopsis thaliana protein match is: Protein of Unknown Function (DUF239) (TAIR:AT5G18460.1); Has 35333 Blast hits to 34131 proteins in 2444 species: Archae - 798; Bacteria - 22429; Metazoa - 974; Fungi - 991; Plants - 531; Viruses - 0; Other Eukaryotes - 9610 (source: NCBI BLink).): MGNKGSSCEHLGVSKITVPIWKYERINSTDESFASLIGDSPHEHAVGSTITSTKMYGANATISVWDPTVESRDEFSLSLIWITSGSYNKNNLNSIEAGWQVLPNLYQDSKPRLFIFWTFNNITSNSLLSLLITNEDNNNINLKYQYLLTKIKIQNIKFHKIEGI; this comes from the exons ATGGGAAACAAGGGAAGCTCATGTGAGCATTTGGGAGTGTCCAAAATAACTGTACCTATTTGGAAGTACGAAAGAATTAATTCTACCGATGAatcttttgcttctctaaTAGGAGATTCTCCACATGAG CATGCGGTCGGAAGTACGATAACCTCAACCAAAATGTACGGAGCAAATGCTACAATAAGTGTGTGGGATCCAACCGTAGAAAGCAGAGATGAGTTCAGCTTATCGCTAATTTGGATTACATCTGGAAgctacaacaaaaacaatctcaaCAGCATTGAAGCTGGTTGGCAG gttttacCAAATTTGTATCAAGACAGTAAACCAAGACTATTCATCTTTTGGACT tttaataatataacttctaattctctcctctctctatTGATCACTAAcgaagataataataatattaacctaaaatatcaatatctattgaccaaaattaaaatccaaaacatcaaatttcataaaatagaAGGAATATAA
- a CDS encoding Defensin-like (DEFL) family protein (Defensin-like (DEFL) family protein; LOCATED IN: endomembrane system; BEST Arabidopsis thaliana protein match is: Cysteine-rich protein (TAIR:AT2G03955.1); Has 35333 Blast hits to 34131 proteins in 2444 species: Archae - 798; Bacteria - 22429; Metazoa - 974; Fungi - 991; Plants - 531; Viruses - 0; Other Eukaryotes - 9610 (source: NCBI BLink).) — MWGRQIVLKIFFLVLSCVIVIETERIDICFIPCTRRYGDYECWFDCTYNRYKEGGCVEDVVVKHNRNRPTFRAVELCFFSIKFMYDFSMK; from the exons ATGTGGGGAAGACAAatagttttaaagattttttttttggtc TTATCATGTGTTATAGTGATCGAAACAGAAAGAATTGATATTTGCTTTATACCATGCACAAGAAGGTACGGAGATTATGaatgttggtttgattgtaCTTACAATAGGTATAAAGAAGGAGGGTGTGTTGAAGATGTTGTTGTAAAACATAATAGGAACCGACCAACGTTTCGAGCTGttgaattatgtttttttagcATCAAATTTATGTATGATTTTTCAATGAAATAA
- a CDS encoding Defensin-like (DEFL) family protein (Defensin-like (DEFL) family protein; LOCATED IN: endomembrane system; BEST Arabidopsis thaliana protein match is: Defensin-like (DEFL) family protein (TAIR:AT2G03936.1); Has 35333 Blast hits to 34131 proteins in 2444 species: Archae - 798; Bacteria - 22429; Metazoa - 974; Fungi - 991; Plants - 531; Viruses - 0; Other Eukaryotes - 9610 (source: NCBI BLink).) yields MNITKAYVIFFLVVILTNSLSNSDALASSVIETTKNDVCSTPCTIRYGTFECFQDCILDHFRDGNCINGRCCCKY; encoded by the exons atgaatatcacAAAAGcttatgtgatttttttccttgtagTGATATTGACAAACTCATTGTCCAACTCTGACGCTTTGGCTTCATCGG TGATtgagacaacaaaaaatgatgtATGCTCTACACCATGTACAATAAGGTACGGAACATTTGAATGCTTTCAGGACTGTATCCTCGACCATTTCAGAGATGGAAATTGTATTAATGGAAGATGTTGTTGCAAATACTGA
- a CDS encoding Cysteine-rich protein (Cysteine-rich protein; LOCATED IN: endomembrane system; BEST Arabidopsis thaliana protein match is: Cysteine-rich protein (TAIR:AT2G03955.1); Has 35333 Blast hits to 34131 proteins in 2444 species: Archae - 798; Bacteria - 22429; Metazoa - 974; Fungi - 991; Plants - 531; Viruses - 0; Other Eukaryotes - 9610 (source: NCBI BLink).), translated as MNITKSYVVIFFLVMLTNSLSNSDILVSSVIETSKYDVCFIPCTRRYEDRECNDDCLAKDFNDGGCVDGRCCCKY; from the exons atgaatatcacAAAAAGTTATgtggtgattttttttctagtgATGTTAACAAATTCATTGTCCAACTCCGACATTTTGGTTTCATCAG TGATTGAGACATCAAAATATGATGTGTGCTTTATACCATGTACAAGAAGGTATGAAGATCGGGAATGTAATGATGACTGTTTGGCCAAGGATTTCAATGATGGAGGATGTGTTGATGGACGATGTTGTTGCAAATACTGA
- a CDS encoding Defensin-like (DEFL) family protein (Defensin-like (DEFL) family protein; LOCATED IN: endomembrane system; BEST Arabidopsis thaliana protein match is: Defensin-like (DEFL) family protein (TAIR:AT2G03931.1); Has 35333 Blast hits to 34131 proteins in 2444 species: Archae - 798; Bacteria - 22429; Metazoa - 974; Fungi - 991; Plants - 531; Viruses - 0; Other Eukaryotes - 9610 (source: NCBI BLink).) codes for MNITKAYVIFFLVVILTNSLSNSDVLASSDIYICVTVIETTKNDVCSTPCTIRYGTFECFHDCILEHYRDGNCINGRCCCK; via the exons atgaatatcACAAAAGcttatgtgatttttttccttgtagTGATATTGACAAACTCACTGTCCAACTCCGACGTTTTGGCTTCATCGGATAT TTATATATGTGTTACAGTGATtgagacaacaaaaaatgatgtATGCTCTACACCATGTACAATAAGGTACGGAACATTTGAATGCTTTCATGACTGTATCCTTGAGCATTACAGAGATGGAAATTGTATTAACGGAAGATGTTGTTGCAAATAA
- a CDS encoding Defensin-like (DEFL) family protein (Defensin-like (DEFL) family protein; LOCATED IN: endomembrane system; BEST Arabidopsis thaliana protein match is: Cysteine-rich protein (TAIR:AT2G03933.1); Has 35333 Blast hits to 34131 proteins in 2444 species: Archae - 798; Bacteria - 22429; Metazoa - 974; Fungi - 991; Plants - 531; Viruses - 0; Other Eukaryotes - 9610 (source: NCBI BLink).): protein MNITKRYVVIFFSSDVNKVIVQLRRFGFIRYGDWECYDDCLGKNFNDGGCVDGRCCCKK, encoded by the exons atgaatatcaCAAAACGTTAtgtagtgatttttttttctagtgaTGTTAACAAAGTCATTGTCCAACTCCGACGTTTTGGTTTCATCAG GTACGGAGATTGGGAATGTTATGATGACTGTTTGGGCAAGAATTTCAATGATGGAGGATGTGTTGATGGACGATGTTGTTGCAAAAAATGA
- a CDS encoding Defensin-like (DEFL) family protein (Defensin-like (DEFL) family protein; BEST Arabidopsis thaliana protein match is: Cysteine-rich protein (TAIR:AT2G03933.1); Has 35333 Blast hits to 34131 proteins in 2444 species: Archae - 798; Bacteria - 22429; Metazoa - 974; Fungi - 991; Plants - 531; Viruses - 0; Other Eukaryotes - 9610 (source: NCBI BLink).) produces the protein MLTKSLSNSDVLVSSVIETSKNDVCFIPCTRRYGDWECYDDCLGKNFNDGGCVDGRCCCKK, from the exons aTGTTAACAAAGTCATTGTCCAACTCCGACGTTTTGGTTTCATCAG TGATTGAGACATCAAAAAATGATGTGTGCTTTATACCATGTACAAGAAGGTACGGAGATTGGGAATGTTATGATGACTGTTTGGGCAAGAATTTCAATGATGGAGGATGTGTTGATGGACGATGTTGTTGCAAAAAATGA